One Kitasatospora sp. NBC_01287 DNA window includes the following coding sequences:
- a CDS encoding transcriptional regulator gives MEPNVLLEVLIEEAGWSHGGLAARVNQASARSAKRTRYDHTAVARWLRGERPRGQVPALLCEAFSCHLGRPISLDDIGMGTPNALPRPTALGTFVDRATALWRSDQQHRSKVESTPAIVGTPAIVPVWEWENPPEDADVSRVGSLRVGQADLVMLRTARTHYEQMYRASGGVATRDRVVGFLATHTAPLVRGTYTDAVGRDLLRATGGLVAVAGICAYDSDHQGLAQRYFHHALRLAKASGDRAFGGYVVALLVNQALFLRDYRQAVGFAEVGVRSAGAAISPALATDLSAMQAKAFARMGDAAGAHRAMARAEAAAASIRHEEEPPETGYVQPGLVEAQLAEALISLGDWSPARTYAEEAVRVQAHPRGQVHRMATLTTVDIGRGEVEQAAANAVSALRLAGGMESQRLRDRFVALRRQLVNHRTAAARDAVDRIDASLSVPL, from the coding sequence ATGGAGCCTAACGTCCTGCTCGAAGTCCTGATCGAGGAAGCCGGCTGGTCCCACGGCGGCCTCGCAGCTCGCGTCAACCAGGCCAGCGCCAGGAGCGCGAAGCGCACGCGATACGACCACACCGCGGTGGCCCGCTGGCTCCGCGGCGAACGTCCTCGCGGCCAGGTGCCGGCCCTGCTCTGCGAGGCGTTCAGCTGCCATCTGGGTCGACCGATCAGCTTGGACGACATCGGGATGGGCACGCCGAACGCCCTGCCCCGGCCCACCGCGCTCGGGACGTTCGTGGACCGCGCAACCGCTCTGTGGCGCTCCGACCAGCAGCACCGCAGCAAGGTCGAGAGCACGCCGGCGATAGTGGGAACCCCGGCGATCGTCCCGGTCTGGGAGTGGGAGAACCCCCCGGAAGATGCTGACGTCTCCCGAGTGGGCAGCCTGCGAGTCGGCCAGGCAGACCTCGTGATGCTCCGCACAGCACGGACCCATTACGAGCAGATGTACCGCGCCTCAGGTGGCGTGGCCACGCGGGACCGAGTCGTCGGCTTCCTCGCCACCCACACAGCACCGCTTGTCCGCGGCACCTACACCGACGCGGTAGGCCGGGACCTGCTCCGGGCGACTGGCGGCCTCGTCGCGGTCGCCGGAATCTGCGCCTACGACTCCGACCACCAGGGTCTGGCACAGCGGTACTTCCACCATGCCCTGCGCCTCGCCAAGGCCTCCGGGGACCGGGCGTTCGGAGGCTATGTCGTCGCCCTGCTCGTCAACCAGGCACTGTTCCTGCGGGACTACCGACAGGCCGTCGGCTTCGCCGAAGTCGGCGTCCGGAGCGCAGGTGCGGCCATCAGTCCGGCGCTTGCCACTGACCTGAGCGCGATGCAGGCCAAGGCCTTCGCACGGATGGGTGACGCTGCCGGTGCCCACCGGGCCATGGCCCGCGCCGAGGCTGCGGCGGCCAGCATCCGACACGAGGAAGAACCGCCCGAGACCGGGTACGTGCAGCCGGGTCTGGTCGAGGCCCAGCTGGCCGAGGCGCTGATCAGCCTCGGCGACTGGAGCCCCGCCCGGACCTACGCTGAGGAAGCCGTGCGCGTTCAGGCGCACCCTAGGGGGCAGGTGCACCGCATGGCCACGCTGACCACTGTGGACATCGGCCGCGGCGAGGTGGAGCAAGCCGCGGCCAACGCGGTGTCAGCTTTGCGACTGGCGGGCGGTATGGAGTCTCAGCGGCTGCGGGACCGGTTCGTCGCGCTTCGCCGACAGTTGGTCAACCACCGGACCGCAGCGGCTCGCGACGCGGTGGACCGGATCGACGCGTCGCTCTCGGTGCCCCTGTGA